The following proteins are encoded in a genomic region of Nitrospiraceae bacterium:
- a CDS encoding tetratricopeptide repeat protein: MKRYRVIAAGLLLLSLPTCQQQTWESAMAAGQEAVKQGNYADAERIYLAAVHKAEEFGLQDRRVAVSLSQMAQVYAGQGKYVEAEPVYLQALKIYESVYGENHADVAATLNNLGVLHRMYGQYAQAEPLLLRALAIKEKLLGPDHPEVALSLSNLAQLRVAQGQPDKAEPLYRRALAIREKSLGASHPDVGKTLDDLANVLRKLKRPDEAAQLEARARALRAQRS, translated from the coding sequence ATGAAACGCTATCGTGTCATCGCGGCCGGTCTTCTTCTATTGTCGCTGCCAACCTGTCAGCAACAGACCTGGGAATCCGCCATGGCTGCGGGACAGGAGGCAGTCAAACAGGGAAACTATGCTGATGCGGAACGAATCTATCTCGCAGCCGTCCATAAGGCGGAGGAATTCGGCCTTCAGGACAGGCGTGTCGCGGTCAGTCTCTCGCAGATGGCACAGGTCTATGCTGGTCAAGGCAAATATGTTGAGGCGGAACCGGTGTACCTCCAAGCGCTGAAGATATACGAGTCCGTATACGGAGAGAACCACGCCGACGTCGCCGCCACGCTCAATAATCTCGGCGTGCTCCATCGCATGTATGGCCAGTATGCGCAGGCCGAGCCGCTACTGCTGCGCGCCCTCGCCATCAAAGAGAAACTGTTAGGTCCCGATCATCCCGAGGTTGCACTCAGCTTGAGTAATCTAGCCCAGCTGCGAGTCGCCCAGGGTCAGCCGGATAAGGCAGAGCCACTCTATCGCCGCGCGCTCGCGATTCGCGAAAAGTCCCTTGGCGCCTCGCATCCCGACGTGGGGAAAACCCTCGACGACCTTGCCAACGTGCTGAGGAAGTTAAAACGGCCAGACGAGGCGGCGCAGCTGGAAGCGCGGGCGCGCGCGCTCCGTGCTCAGCGGAGTTGA
- a CDS encoding PilZ domain-containing protein, giving the protein MTANNPKPDRDPKPDEDATILERRGRRLRIDCRLFFFGEDEFEGEAQVLDISTNGCQASSQVAVQVGMQLRLSVFLGDQKWPLRIDQATVRWVRGQNFGLEFIGIRLAQRERLRTMIMAKRY; this is encoded by the coding sequence GTGACGGCGAATAATCCTAAACCTGATCGAGATCCGAAGCCTGATGAAGACGCCACAATCCTGGAGCGACGGGGCCGTCGCTTGCGCATCGATTGTCGGCTCTTCTTCTTTGGAGAGGACGAATTTGAGGGCGAGGCACAGGTTCTTGATATTTCGACCAACGGGTGCCAGGCCAGTTCCCAGGTGGCCGTCCAGGTTGGGATGCAGCTTCGGCTTTCCGTCTTTCTCGGGGATCAGAAATGGCCATTGCGCATCGATCAGGCCACCGTGCGGTGGGTCCGGGGCCAGAATTTCGGGCTGGAATTCATCGGGATCCGGTTGGCCCAGCGAGAGCGGTTACGGACAATGATCATGGCAAAGCGGTACTGA
- a CDS encoding GspE/PulE family protein: MPKTVQKTIDPHAFDLLIDEGFIRQADLVKAIQDSMQARTELEGVLLEKYRVPKAALGKALSRFFDCPYIPFDERTVADPKLVKDLSHDYLWKHRWLPLKCDGEVLDVLIDNPHDLERGHDIRRAFPGLTVRYAVSLRRDIERFLQSIIGESDTGSIADTLGELVQEARIEESPDPVSDGIDENDSAIVRLANQIIAEAYRHDASDIHIEPYTDRKETAIRFRVDGTCSTYMRIPAAYRRALVSRIKIMSSLDIAERRKPQDGKIRFRLNREKEIELRVATLPTAGNNEDVVLRLLSAKEPIPLEAMELSPAMLSKLQDIVEKPHGIILCVGPTGSGKTTTLHALLRHLNTDERKIWTAEDPIEITQEGLRQVQVNPKIGFTFAAAMRSFLRADPDVIMIGEMRDKETADVAIEASLTGHLVLSTLHTNSAVETVIRLLDMGCDPFNFADAIQGVIAKRLCKRLCTNCKQAYHPSAQEYDKLVRAYGTSSWEALGISYDEGFQLSRGQGCETCNHTGLKGRVGLHELLCGSDELRSLIQNRAKTAEMLSLAVKEGMATLVQDGIAKVLAGVTTYDQVRAVAIK; encoded by the coding sequence ATGCCGAAGACGGTTCAGAAAACCATTGATCCCCACGCTTTCGATCTTTTGATTGACGAGGGGTTCATTCGCCAGGCGGATCTGGTGAAGGCAATTCAGGATTCCATGCAGGCACGCACCGAACTGGAAGGCGTGCTTCTCGAGAAATATCGCGTCCCTAAGGCAGCGCTTGGCAAAGCGTTGAGCAGGTTCTTCGACTGCCCCTATATTCCGTTTGACGAACGGACCGTTGCTGATCCCAAACTCGTGAAAGATCTCAGCCACGATTACCTGTGGAAACATCGCTGGCTTCCTCTCAAATGCGATGGAGAGGTTCTAGATGTTCTGATCGACAACCCCCACGATCTCGAGAGAGGTCATGACATTCGCCGCGCCTTTCCTGGTTTGACCGTACGGTACGCCGTGAGCTTGCGGCGTGACATCGAGCGGTTTCTCCAGTCAATTATCGGAGAATCCGACACGGGCTCCATTGCCGACACCCTTGGCGAACTGGTTCAAGAAGCCAGAATCGAAGAGTCACCCGATCCCGTTTCTGACGGCATTGATGAAAATGATTCCGCAATCGTACGGCTCGCCAATCAGATTATTGCCGAAGCCTATCGGCACGACGCCTCCGATATTCATATCGAGCCCTATACGGATCGGAAAGAAACCGCCATCCGCTTCCGTGTGGACGGAACCTGCTCCACCTATATGCGGATCCCAGCGGCGTATCGTCGAGCGCTGGTGTCCCGTATCAAGATTATGTCCAGTCTGGACATCGCCGAACGTCGCAAACCTCAAGACGGGAAGATCCGATTCCGATTGAACAGGGAGAAGGAGATCGAACTTCGCGTCGCCACACTGCCTACTGCTGGCAACAATGAAGACGTTGTGTTGCGGCTCCTCTCGGCAAAGGAACCGATCCCTCTAGAGGCCATGGAGCTTTCCCCTGCCATGCTCAGCAAGCTGCAGGATATCGTGGAGAAGCCGCATGGAATCATCCTGTGCGTTGGTCCAACCGGTTCCGGGAAAACGACGACTCTTCACGCTCTGCTTCGCCATCTGAATACCGACGAGCGGAAAATCTGGACGGCGGAGGATCCTATCGAGATTACGCAGGAAGGGCTCCGTCAGGTGCAGGTCAATCCAAAGATTGGATTCACGTTCGCTGCCGCCATGCGATCATTCCTGCGGGCCGACCCAGACGTCATCATGATCGGCGAGATGCGAGACAAGGAAACCGCCGATGTGGCCATCGAGGCTTCGCTTACCGGGCACCTTGTTCTGAGCACTTTGCACACGAACAGTGCGGTCGAGACAGTGATTCGACTTCTCGATATGGGATGCGATCCTTTTAATTTTGCCGATGCCATACAAGGTGTGATTGCCAAACGCCTTTGCAAGCGGCTCTGCACCAATTGCAAACAGGCCTACCATCCCTCGGCCCAAGAGTACGACAAACTTGTCCGCGCATACGGCACAAGCTCCTGGGAAGCGTTAGGAATTAGCTATGACGAAGGATTTCAGCTCTCTCGTGGGCAGGGGTGCGAGACCTGCAATCACACGGGTCTTAAAGGACGGGTCGGGCTGCACGAACTCCTATGCGGATCGGATGAGCTGCGGAGCCTGATTCAGAACCGGGCTAAGACAGCGGAGATGTTGAGCCTAGCAGTCAAAGAAGGGATGGCAACACTCGTACAGGATGGGATTGCAAAAGTGCTCGCCGGCGTGACGACCTATGACCAGGTCAGAGCCGTTGCTATAAAATGA
- the corA gene encoding magnesium/cobalt transporter CorA, which produces MRLVQKRSRKTGLPPGTPVHIGERKAEQVTITAFSYTSNRCDEQQVTTPDELAPPADESVTWVNVGGVHKMEVLEAFGKQFSLHPLLLEDVANTDQRPKLDDYETYFFLVMKMLSLSDRQDVVVEQVSFVLGRNFVLSFQENGTDVFQPVRERLRGGKGRLRQSGADYLLYALIDAIVDQYFAVLEVLGEKIEALQQTVVADPKPETLKNIHALKRQLLFLRRAVWPLRDAMNSLSRSECPSLQQATKLFLRDVYDHVVQIVDTIETLREMVSASLDIYLSSVSYRLNAVMRVLTVITTIFMPLSFIASIYGMNFEYMPELKTEWGYPIVLAVMTAVGVVMLVVFRMKQWL; this is translated from the coding sequence ATGAGGTTGGTCCAGAAGCGATCGCGAAAAACTGGTCTTCCGCCCGGCACGCCCGTCCACATCGGTGAAAGGAAGGCGGAACAGGTCACCATCACCGCGTTCAGCTACACGAGTAACAGGTGTGACGAACAGCAGGTCACCACACCCGATGAACTCGCTCCTCCCGCTGACGAGTCCGTGACCTGGGTGAATGTTGGCGGCGTGCACAAAATGGAGGTGTTGGAAGCCTTCGGTAAACAATTCTCGCTTCACCCGTTACTGCTCGAGGACGTAGCGAATACCGATCAGCGTCCAAAGCTGGACGATTACGAGACCTATTTTTTCCTCGTCATGAAGATGCTCTCGCTCTCAGACCGGCAGGATGTGGTGGTCGAACAGGTCAGTTTTGTCCTCGGACGGAACTTTGTTCTCTCATTCCAGGAAAACGGAACCGATGTCTTCCAGCCGGTACGCGAGCGACTGCGGGGAGGGAAGGGCAGGCTTCGCCAATCTGGTGCTGACTATCTCCTCTATGCGCTTATTGATGCGATCGTCGATCAATACTTTGCCGTGCTGGAAGTTTTGGGGGAAAAAATCGAAGCCTTGCAACAAACCGTGGTGGCCGATCCCAAACCGGAAACGCTCAAGAATATTCATGCGCTCAAGCGGCAGTTGCTGTTTCTCCGTCGTGCCGTCTGGCCGCTCCGGGATGCGATGAACAGCTTATCCCGTTCGGAATGCCCGTCCTTGCAACAGGCCACGAAGCTCTTCCTCAGGGACGTCTATGATCACGTCGTGCAGATCGTCGATACCATCGAGACGCTGCGCGAAATGGTATCAGCGAGCCTCGATATTTACCTGTCGAGCGTCAGTTACCGCCTGAATGCGGTCATGCGTGTGCTGACGGTCATCACCACTATCTTCATGCCTCTCAGTTTTATTGCGAGCATTTACGGCATGAACTTCGAGTACATGCCGGAGTTGAAAACCGAATGGGGGTATCCGATCGTCTTGGCGGTAATGACGGCCGTAGGCGTGGTGATGCTGGTGGTCTTTCGAATGAAGCAATGGTTGTGA
- the leuC gene encoding 3-isopropylmalate dehydratase large subunit codes for MAGKTLFDKIWESHVVREEPDGTTLLYIDRQLVHEVTSPQAFEGLKLAGRRAHRPHTILAVPDHNVPTTDRKLGIADPVSAKQIQTLEENCRDFGITLFGMNDIRQGIVHVIGPEQGFTLPGTTIVCGDSHTSTHGAFGALAFGIGTSEVEHVLATQCLVQKRPKTMEIRVDGVLSPCCSAKDIILAIIGKIGTAGGTGYVIEYTGSAIRTLSMEGRMTLCNMSIEGGARAGLVAPDEKTIAHIKGRPLAPAGAMFDQAVRAWHQLKTDATAAYDATVTLRAEEIAPQVSWGTSPGMVMGVDQHVPDPRTMSDDNMRQATERALEYMGLRPNMPITDIRIDKVFIGSCTNSRIEDLRLAASLAKGKHVAKGVHALVVPGSGLVKQQAEQEGLDQVFKEAGFEWREAGCSMCLAMNADVLQPGERCASTSNRNFEGRQGAGGRTHLVSPAMAVAAAVEGHFVDIRNWS; via the coding sequence ATGGCCGGGAAGACATTGTTCGACAAGATTTGGGAATCCCACGTGGTCCGTGAGGAACCGGACGGAACCACCCTGCTGTATATCGACCGACAGCTCGTGCATGAAGTCACATCTCCCCAGGCCTTCGAAGGGCTCAAGCTCGCAGGACGCCGGGCTCATCGACCACACACGATCTTAGCCGTACCGGATCACAATGTACCGACGACCGATCGGAAACTTGGCATTGCTGACCCGGTCAGTGCGAAGCAGATCCAGACGCTGGAGGAGAATTGCCGGGACTTCGGAATCACGCTGTTCGGTATGAACGACATCCGCCAGGGTATCGTCCATGTGATCGGTCCAGAGCAGGGCTTCACTCTTCCGGGAACGACGATTGTCTGCGGCGATTCCCACACCTCGACTCACGGTGCATTCGGTGCCCTCGCTTTTGGCATCGGCACGAGTGAAGTTGAACACGTGCTCGCTACCCAGTGTTTGGTCCAAAAGCGTCCGAAGACGATGGAAATCCGCGTCGACGGCGTCCTGTCGCCTTGCTGCTCGGCCAAGGACATCATCCTGGCTATCATCGGTAAGATCGGCACGGCGGGAGGAACCGGATATGTCATCGAGTATACGGGTTCGGCCATACGCACGCTCAGCATGGAAGGGCGCATGACGCTCTGCAACATGTCTATTGAGGGTGGTGCGCGCGCCGGCCTCGTTGCCCCCGACGAAAAGACGATTGCGCACATCAAGGGTCGGCCGTTGGCTCCCGCTGGAGCGATGTTCGACCAAGCCGTTCGCGCGTGGCATCAGCTCAAGACCGACGCAACGGCGGCGTACGATGCGACGGTGACGTTGAGAGCCGAAGAAATTGCCCCGCAAGTGAGTTGGGGAACGAGCCCCGGAATGGTGATGGGCGTAGATCAGCACGTCCCAGACCCCCGCACCATGTCGGACGACAACATGAGACAGGCGACGGAACGGGCGTTGGAGTACATGGGCCTCAGGCCGAACATGCCCATCACCGACATTCGAATAGACAAAGTGTTCATCGGTTCCTGTACCAATTCACGTATCGAGGACCTCCGTCTCGCTGCGAGTTTGGCAAAAGGCAAACACGTGGCCAAGGGGGTACACGCATTGGTGGTGCCAGGATCCGGCCTGGTCAAGCAGCAGGCTGAACAGGAAGGTCTCGATCAAGTCTTCAAAGAAGCTGGCTTTGAGTGGCGAGAAGCCGGCTGCAGCATGTGTCTGGCCATGAACGCCGACGTGTTGCAGCCCGGTGAACGGTGCGCCTCCACCAGCAATCGAAACTTTGAAGGGCGACAGGGAGCCGGTGGACGGACCCATCTCGTCTCTCCCGCCATGGCCGTGGCCGCCGCTGTCGAGGGCCATTTCGTGGATATCCGGAACTGGAGCTAG
- a CDS encoding NAD(P)-dependent oxidoreductase → MTTVGLLGTGLMGRAIAERLHAVHHSVIVYNRTAARALSLQNLGVTVVTLPEQAVVQTDVVLLVLADAAAIQAVLLTPAVTKVLGGKTIVQMGTIAPDESKAIQREVERFGGTYCEAPILGSLVEAKSGTLQVMVGGTDELFSRWFPLFRSLSREPRLIGPVGTAAALKLALNQLIAAEISAFALSLALIQRAGVPVDTFMTILRESALFAPSFEKKLPRLLKRDYHNPNFSTRHLLKDVELFLAEAIKQRLTVTSLEGIVPILQKTIDHGLGEVDYSAIYDVIHPPR, encoded by the coding sequence TTGACGACGGTTGGATTACTGGGAACCGGACTTATGGGTCGGGCGATCGCGGAACGGCTCCATGCCGTGCATCATTCTGTGATTGTCTACAACCGGACCGCCGCCCGGGCACTCTCCCTCCAGAACCTTGGCGTGACCGTCGTCACGTTGCCTGAACAAGCGGTCGTGCAAACCGACGTGGTCCTTCTGGTACTGGCCGACGCTGCAGCGATCCAAGCGGTCTTGCTCACACCCGCGGTTACCAAGGTCCTCGGAGGCAAGACCATTGTTCAAATGGGCACCATTGCTCCGGACGAGAGCAAAGCAATTCAACGCGAGGTCGAACGCTTCGGCGGCACATACTGCGAAGCCCCGATCCTGGGGAGTCTCGTTGAGGCAAAATCCGGCACACTCCAGGTTATGGTGGGCGGCACGGACGAACTGTTCTCTAGGTGGTTTCCGTTATTCCGCTCACTCAGCCGTGAACCCCGTCTGATTGGCCCAGTCGGAACGGCCGCCGCACTCAAACTGGCCTTGAACCAACTGATTGCCGCGGAGATTTCGGCATTCGCTTTGAGCCTTGCCTTGATCCAAAGAGCCGGGGTTCCCGTCGACACCTTCATGACCATTCTGCGAGAAAGCGCCCTCTTCGCCCCGTCTTTTGAGAAGAAATTACCCCGCCTCCTCAAGCGGGACTATCACAACCCCAATTTTTCGACCCGCCATCTTCTGAAGGACGTCGAGCTGTTCCTTGCCGAGGCGATCAAACAGCGGCTTACGGTCACCAGTCTCGAAGGCATTGTACCGATCCTGCAAAAGACGATCGACCATGGGCTCGGGGAGGTCGATTATTCTGCGATTTACGACGTCATCCATCCACCTCGATAG
- a CDS encoding lytic transglycosylase domain-containing protein produces MEISHVLRKLARELCIVAIVTTTLVLFPSSTKSDYENRPQYSKKELRRAITFYAKHYRLDPALLRAVIKTESDFRQHVVSHKGAVGLMQLTPDTAATLRIADVYDPIQNIRGGAKQLRRLLNLYRGDLRLSLAAYNAGIQRVKGQKVPRIRETRRYVRKVLHYYHAFKAPAHSPRSSRPSFQRPSARVYDR; encoded by the coding sequence ATGGAAATCTCGCACGTTCTCAGAAAGCTCGCGCGCGAACTCTGCATTGTCGCGATCGTCACGACGACGCTCGTGCTGTTTCCAAGTTCGACGAAATCTGATTATGAAAATCGACCGCAGTATTCCAAGAAAGAACTTCGCCGGGCCATCACGTTTTACGCGAAGCACTACCGTCTCGATCCTGCCCTGCTACGGGCGGTCATCAAAACTGAGTCTGATTTTCGCCAGCATGTGGTGTCGCACAAAGGTGCCGTCGGACTCATGCAACTCACGCCTGATACGGCGGCGACCCTTCGGATCGCAGACGTCTATGACCCGATCCAGAACATCCGAGGAGGTGCAAAACAACTGCGCCGCCTCTTGAATCTCTATCGCGGAGACCTGCGCCTCAGTCTGGCGGCCTATAACGCCGGTATCCAGCGAGTGAAAGGACAAAAGGTCCCGCGCATTCGCGAAACACGGCGGTACGTCCGAAAAGTCCTTCACTATTATCATGCCTTCAAGGCACCGGCGCATTCTCCCCGCTCGAGTCGACCCTCGTTCCAGCGTCCTTCTGCCCGAGTCTATGATCGCTGA
- the leuD gene encoding 3-isopropylmalate dehydratase small subunit: MRAFTTLTGLVAALDRVNVDTDQIIPKQFLKTIKRTGLREGLFFDWRRKKDGSPDPEFFLNQPRYQGATILLTRENFGCGSSREHAPWALLDQGFRCVIAPSFADIFYNNCFQNGILPVVLKTDEVQALIQAVLKTPGFQLTVDLENQTVTTPSHTSHRFDIDPFRKRCLYQGLDSIGLTLQHEAAITAYETRRKTEVPWLFADPRP; this comes from the coding sequence ATGCGAGCGTTTACCACACTGACCGGCCTGGTTGCAGCGTTGGATCGCGTCAACGTCGATACGGATCAGATTATCCCGAAACAATTTTTGAAGACGATCAAACGCACAGGATTGCGGGAAGGGCTGTTCTTTGACTGGCGGAGGAAGAAGGATGGATCGCCCGATCCGGAATTTTTTCTCAACCAACCGCGGTATCAAGGCGCGACGATCCTCCTCACCCGAGAGAACTTCGGCTGTGGCTCCTCGCGCGAACATGCTCCCTGGGCGCTGCTCGACCAGGGATTCCGCTGCGTGATCGCCCCGAGCTTTGCTGACATCTTCTACAACAACTGTTTTCAGAACGGCATCCTGCCAGTGGTCTTGAAGACCGATGAGGTGCAGGCTTTGATCCAAGCCGTCCTCAAGACGCCGGGGTTCCAGTTGACGGTGGACCTCGAAAACCAGACGGTGACGACTCCGTCCCACACCAGCCACCGTTTCGACATCGATCCGTTCAGAAAACGCTGCTTGTATCAGGGACTCGATTCGATCGGGCTGACACTGCAGCACGAGGCCGCCATCACCGCGTACGAGACGCGGCGCAAGACCGAGGTGCCATGGTTGTTCGCCGATCCTCGTCCCTAA
- a CDS encoding 3'(2'),5'-bisphosphate nucleotidase CysQ yields the protein MQSELDVLIDAVQKAGARAQQLAREGFSVHTKSDRSPVTTADLEANRILQEQLSAHFPGDGWLSEESPDEIGRLEKTRVWVVDPIDGTKAYINSLPEYCISAALIEQGKPVVAAIFNPTTDEMFSARRGSGLYLNGKPVQTLASPASSPLVMVTPWELRRGRWAAITETVRCRPMYSIAHALALVAVGRVQATITLEPENEWDLAAGLLLIEESGGSMTDGAGQPFHFNQPTPRFHGVIALAGSADQKLQNLLRSQAGGAGMPFQKR from the coding sequence ATGCAATCGGAATTGGATGTGCTCATCGACGCAGTTCAGAAGGCCGGAGCTCGGGCGCAGCAATTGGCGCGTGAGGGGTTTTCAGTCCACACGAAGTCCGACCGGTCGCCTGTCACGACGGCAGATTTGGAGGCCAACCGTATCTTACAGGAGCAACTTTCAGCGCACTTTCCAGGCGACGGGTGGTTGTCTGAAGAATCTCCCGACGAAATCGGTCGCCTCGAGAAGACTCGCGTCTGGGTCGTGGATCCGATTGACGGGACCAAGGCCTATATCAATAGCCTGCCGGAATACTGCATCTCCGCGGCCTTGATCGAACAGGGAAAGCCGGTGGTCGCCGCGATATTCAACCCAACGACGGATGAGATGTTCTCAGCCAGACGCGGGTCTGGCCTCTATCTCAACGGAAAACCAGTGCAGACCCTGGCATCACCAGCCTCTTCGCCCCTCGTCATGGTCACTCCCTGGGAACTACGTCGGGGGCGCTGGGCCGCGATTACAGAAACCGTTCGTTGCCGTCCGATGTACTCCATCGCCCATGCGCTCGCCCTCGTGGCCGTGGGTCGCGTTCAAGCCACGATCACCCTCGAGCCGGAAAACGAATGGGATCTCGCCGCCGGCCTGTTACTGATCGAAGAGAGTGGTGGGAGCATGACCGACGGAGCAGGACAGCCATTTCATTTCAACCAACCGACACCGAGATTCCACGGTGTGATTGCCCTGGCGGGGTCAGCGGATCAGAAGTTACAGAATTTATTGCGGTCGCAGGCGGGTGGGGCTGGTATGCCATTTCAGAAGAGGTGA
- a CDS encoding MEKHLA domain-containing protein codes for MMLPVWTHPAVVEWTAWLLNSYRYWTGRELLERVGAPDFQAQALFEAPFVVVSHGREDDPILNYGNQMALDLWEMTWDRLVQTPSRLTAEPVNRAEREWMLEQARRRGYLDTYRGVRITATGRRFLVEDALVWNVVDHQGQCVGQAATFSHWTWLT; via the coding sequence ATGATGCTGCCTGTGTGGACCCATCCTGCCGTCGTTGAATGGACAGCATGGCTTTTAAACAGCTACCGCTACTGGACGGGAAGAGAATTGCTCGAACGGGTGGGTGCGCCTGATTTCCAGGCACAGGCGCTCTTTGAAGCACCCTTTGTGGTGGTGTCGCACGGAAGAGAAGACGACCCGATCCTCAACTACGGAAATCAGATGGCGTTGGATCTTTGGGAGATGACATGGGACCGACTCGTGCAAACTCCTTCGAGGCTGACTGCCGAACCGGTGAATCGGGCGGAACGGGAGTGGATGTTGGAACAAGCCAGGAGGCGCGGGTACCTCGACACCTATCGCGGCGTTCGAATCACAGCGACCGGTAGACGATTCCTCGTCGAAGACGCGCTGGTCTGGAACGTCGTTGATCACCAAGGACAGTGTGTCGGGCAGGCCGCGACCTTCTCGCACTGGACCTGGTTGACGTAA
- a CDS encoding PilZ domain-containing protein, translated as MESRKHTRYAVQLPVSFNGDQLSQEGEGIILNLSADGCAITSTTIAGTASYMQLTMQLREREEPVHVDLAAVRWSTPARFGVEFIKVRPDEGDRLKKFVKTLETGVRA; from the coding sequence GTGGAATCACGCAAACACACCAGATACGCAGTTCAACTTCCCGTGTCATTCAATGGAGATCAGCTCTCGCAGGAGGGCGAAGGGATTATCCTAAATCTGTCCGCCGACGGCTGCGCCATCACCTCGACCACCATTGCGGGTACGGCGTCGTACATGCAATTGACGATGCAACTCCGGGAGCGGGAAGAGCCCGTCCATGTTGATCTCGCGGCGGTCCGATGGTCGACTCCGGCGAGATTTGGCGTGGAGTTTATCAAGGTTCGTCCCGACGAGGGTGATCGGCTGAAGAAATTTGTCAAGACGTTAGAAACAGGGGTCCGAGCCTAG
- a CDS encoding aminotransferase class I/II-fold pyridoxal phosphate-dependent enzyme — translation MKRQVNQRMSTLAHSEIRAMTQACAKVTGINMAQGVCDTPVPTVVLKGAEQAMESGGNVYTRFDGLPELRQALARKLARYNGIKADPETEITISSGATGSFHCTCLALLNPGDEVILFEPYYQYHISALLAVEAVPVIVKMTAPHWTFSKADLERAITPRTRAIIVNSPGNPSGKVFSRTELEGIADVTQRHDLFAFTDEIYEYFLYDGCRHISLAILPGMSERTITIGGYSKTFSITGWRIGYSVADQRWASLIGAMNDLLYVCAPAPLQAGVASGIEQLPDSFYRDLAKDYQIKRDRICHALGKAGLTASIPQGAYYVLADASSLPGKTGKERAMYLLNKTGVAGVPGEAFFSGGGGHHFIRFSYAKTDSDLDEACRRLARIG, via the coding sequence ATGAAGCGGCAGGTCAACCAGCGGATGTCCACACTGGCTCACTCGGAAATCAGGGCGATGACCCAGGCTTGTGCCAAAGTCACAGGGATCAATATGGCGCAAGGCGTGTGCGATACCCCAGTGCCGACCGTGGTGCTGAAGGGGGCTGAGCAGGCCATGGAGAGCGGGGGGAATGTGTATACGAGGTTCGATGGCCTGCCGGAACTGCGGCAAGCACTCGCAAGAAAGCTGGCTCGATACAACGGCATCAAGGCGGACCCAGAAACGGAGATCACGATTAGTTCCGGCGCGACCGGTTCATTTCACTGCACCTGCCTCGCCCTGCTGAACCCCGGTGACGAAGTGATCTTGTTCGAGCCCTATTACCAATATCACATCAGTGCACTATTAGCTGTTGAAGCGGTTCCAGTCATCGTGAAGATGACGGCACCACACTGGACGTTCTCGAAAGCCGATCTCGAACGCGCGATTACCCCTCGGACAAGGGCCATTATTGTGAACTCGCCGGGCAACCCTTCTGGAAAAGTGTTTTCTCGAACTGAACTCGAAGGCATAGCAGATGTGACACAACGGCACGATCTGTTCGCGTTTACGGACGAGATTTACGAATATTTCCTGTACGACGGTTGCCGGCATATCAGTCTCGCAATACTGCCCGGTATGAGCGAGCGAACAATTACGATCGGCGGCTATTCCAAAACCTTCAGCATCACCGGCTGGCGAATCGGATATAGTGTCGCGGATCAAAGATGGGCTTCCTTGATCGGGGCCATGAACGATTTGCTGTATGTCTGTGCCCCTGCACCTCTCCAAGCTGGCGTAGCATCGGGAATCGAGCAGCTTCCTGACTCGTTTTATCGAGACCTTGCAAAGGACTATCAAATAAAACGGGATCGCATCTGCCACGCACTGGGAAAGGCCGGCCTCACAGCGTCGATCCCCCAAGGGGCCTATTATGTATTGGCCGATGCCTCGAGCCTGCCGGGAAAAACCGGCAAAGAGCGGGCCATGTATCTATTGAATAAAACCGGTGTCGCAGGTGTACCAGGGGAAGCATTTTTCTCGGGAGGGGGAGGGCATCACTTCATCCGCTTCAGTTATGCAAAGACGGATTCCGACCTCGATGAAGCCTGCAGGCGGCTGGCGCGGATCGGCTAA